The following proteins are encoded in a genomic region of Porphyrobacter sp. CACIAM 03H1:
- the dnaN gene encoding DNA polymerase III subunit beta, protein MKATIERATLLRCLSHVQSVVERRNTIPILSNVLIDASDGGSVRVMATDLDLQVVETMAASSIDQPGAITVSAHLLFDIARKLPEGSQVSLTTNDNRLEVKAGRSNFKLPTLPRDDFPVIVEGDLPTSFELPARMLAELIDRTRFAISTEETRYYLNGIFLHVTDEDEPLLKAAATDGHRLARFTLPRPEGAAGMPDVIVPRKAVGELRKLLEEALDGNVLVDLSASKIRFTLGGEGGVVLTSKLIDGTFPDYSRVIPTANDKLLKVDPKLFYSGVDRVATIATEKTRAVKIGLDNDRVTLSVTSPDNGTAAEELMADYKAEGLEIGFNANYLKDILGQIDSDTVELHLADAGAPTLIRENEQARALYVLMPMRV, encoded by the coding sequence ATGAAGGCCACGATCGAACGCGCGACGCTGCTGCGGTGCCTTTCCCACGTTCAATCCGTGGTGGAGCGCCGCAACACCATCCCGATCCTGTCGAACGTGCTGATCGACGCAAGCGACGGCGGCAGCGTGCGGGTGATGGCGACCGACCTCGATCTTCAGGTCGTGGAGACCATGGCCGCCTCCTCGATCGACCAGCCCGGCGCGATCACCGTCTCGGCGCACCTGCTGTTCGACATTGCCCGCAAGCTGCCCGAGGGGAGCCAGGTCAGCCTCACGACCAACGACAACCGTCTGGAAGTCAAGGCGGGCCGCTCGAACTTCAAGCTGCCAACCTTGCCGCGCGACGATTTCCCGGTGATCGTCGAGGGCGACCTGCCGACCAGCTTCGAATTGCCCGCGCGGATGCTGGCCGAACTGATCGACCGCACCCGTTTCGCGATCTCGACCGAGGAAACCCGCTATTACCTCAACGGCATCTTCCTGCACGTCACCGACGAGGACGAGCCGCTCCTGAAGGCCGCCGCCACGGACGGCCACCGTCTCGCGCGGTTCACCCTGCCGCGCCCTGAAGGCGCTGCCGGGATGCCTGACGTGATCGTGCCGCGAAAGGCCGTGGGCGAACTGCGCAAGCTGCTCGAAGAGGCACTGGACGGTAACGTGCTGGTCGACCTTTCCGCCAGCAAGATCCGCTTCACGTTAGGCGGCGAGGGCGGCGTGGTGCTGACCTCGAAGCTGATCGACGGGACCTTCCCCGATTACAGCCGCGTGATTCCGACCGCGAACGACAAGCTCCTCAAGGTCGATCCCAAGCTGTTCTATTCGGGCGTCGACCGCGTCGCCACCATCGCCACGGAGAAGACCCGCGCAGTCAAGATCGGGCTCGACAATGACCGCGTTACGCTCTCGGTCACTTCGCCCGACAACGGCACGGCGGCCGAGGAACTGATGGCCGACTACAAGGCCGAAGGGCTCGAGATCGGCTTCAACGCCAATTACCTCAAGGACATCCTCGGCCAGATCGACAGCGACACCGTGGAACTGCACCTTGCCGACGCCGGCGCGCCGACCCTGATCCGCGAGAACGAACAGGCCCGGGCGCTCTATGTGCTGATGCCGATGCGGGTGTGA
- the fabG gene encoding 3-oxoacyl-[acyl-carrier-protein] reductase, with product MFSLKGMNALVTGASGGIGSSIAHALASQGARLALSGSNAAKLRAFRDELNETYPHHDHDGHVEITCDLGNTTQVEELVPAMLDTLGSMDILVNNAGITRDNLGMRMKDEEWDQVIRINLEAAFRLMRAAAKPMMKARFGRIVNITSVVGATGNPGQMNYCAAKAGLTGMTKAFAQEVASRGITANCVAPGFIRTAMTAALDEKQQAAINGRIPMGRMGEGAEIGAAVAFLASREAAYVTGETLHVNGGMAML from the coding sequence ATGTTTTCGTTGAAGGGCATGAATGCGCTGGTCACCGGCGCGAGCGGGGGGATCGGGTCGAGCATCGCCCATGCGCTGGCCTCGCAGGGCGCACGCCTCGCGTTGTCGGGGTCGAACGCGGCGAAGCTGCGCGCCTTCCGCGACGAACTGAACGAGACCTATCCGCATCACGATCATGACGGCCATGTCGAGATCACCTGCGACCTCGGAAACACCACGCAGGTCGAGGAACTCGTGCCGGCGATGCTCGACACGCTCGGCAGCATGGACATCCTGGTGAACAACGCCGGCATCACCCGCGACAACCTCGGGATGCGGATGAAGGACGAGGAATGGGATCAGGTGATCCGCATCAACCTCGAAGCCGCCTTCCGCCTTATGCGGGCTGCTGCCAAGCCAATGATGAAGGCGCGCTTCGGGCGGATCGTCAACATCACCTCGGTGGTCGGCGCGACCGGCAATCCGGGCCAGATGAACTACTGCGCCGCCAAGGCCGGCCTCACCGGCATGACCAAGGCCTTCGCGCAGGAAGTCGCCAGCCGCGGGATCACCGCCAACTGCGTCGCCCCAGGCTTCATCCGCACCGCCATGACTGCCGCCTTGGACGAGAAGCAGCAGGCCGCGATCAATGGCCGCATCCCGATGGGCCGGATGGGCGAGGGCGCGGAAATCGGCGCCGCGGTCGCCTTTCTCGCCAGCCGCGAGGCGGCCTACGTGACCGGCGAAACCCTGCACGTGAACGGCGGAATGGCGATGCTCTGA
- a CDS encoding ACP S-malonyltransferase, with the protein MRAFLFPGQGSQKVGMGTELAAASAAARDVFGEVDEALRQNLFALMRDGPEDRLTLTENAQPAIMANAIATLRVLEKDFGVKLAEHGHCVAGHSLGEYTALAAIGAFKLADTARLLKLRGWAMQAAVPVGEGTMAVLLGADIEQAKALAEAAAQGEVCEVANDNDPSQVVLSGHTGAIERAVALTKEHGIKRGMILNVSAPFHSSLMGPAAERMAHALAATPPGPLALPLYANVTAAPVTDPEEERALLVEQVTGRVRWRESVLAMRADGVESFVELGGKVVGPMVSRTDREAQVTSLVTMQDLEAFAKETL; encoded by the coding sequence ATGCGCGCGTTTCTTTTTCCGGGGCAGGGCAGCCAGAAGGTCGGCATGGGCACGGAGCTCGCTGCCGCGAGTGCAGCCGCCCGCGACGTCTTCGGCGAGGTCGACGAGGCGCTGAGGCAGAACCTCTTTGCCCTGATGCGCGACGGGCCGGAGGATCGGCTGACGCTCACCGAGAACGCGCAGCCGGCGATCATGGCTAATGCCATCGCCACCCTGCGGGTGCTGGAGAAGGACTTCGGCGTGAAGCTTGCCGAGCACGGGCACTGCGTCGCCGGCCATTCGCTCGGCGAATACACCGCGCTTGCCGCGATCGGCGCCTTCAAGCTCGCCGACACCGCGCGCCTTCTCAAGTTGCGCGGCTGGGCGATGCAGGCGGCGGTGCCGGTGGGCGAGGGCACGATGGCGGTGCTGCTGGGCGCCGATATCGAACAGGCGAAGGCACTCGCCGAAGCCGCCGCGCAAGGCGAGGTGTGCGAGGTCGCCAACGACAACGATCCCTCGCAGGTCGTTCTTTCCGGCCACACCGGCGCGATCGAGCGCGCCGTGGCGCTGACCAAGGAGCACGGGATCAAGCGCGGCATGATCCTCAACGTTTCTGCGCCCTTCCACTCCTCGCTGATGGGCCCCGCCGCTGAGCGGATGGCCCATGCCCTTGCCGCGACCCCGCCCGGGCCGCTTGCCCTGCCGCTCTACGCCAACGTCACCGCCGCGCCCGTCACCGACCCCGAGGAGGAGCGCGCCTTGCTGGTCGAGCAGGTCACCGGCCGCGTGCGCTGGCGCGAAAGCGTGCTTGCCATGCGGGCGGACGGGGTAGAAAGCTTCGTCGAGCTTGGCGGAAAGGTGGTCGGCCCGATGGTCAGTCGCACCGACCGAGAGGCGCAAGTGACCAGCCTCGTGACCATGCAGGACCTCGAGGCCTTCGCGAAGGAGACCCTGTGA
- a CDS encoding LD-carboxypeptidase: protein MTNIAICAPATPIDREHQAALEALVAAEFPGHRVTFHEQCFERAGHFAGDDLLRLTALLECANDPAFDVVWFAKGGYGSNRIAEAATRQMNRAARTKTYIGFSDAGYLLAALYRDRIGQCVHGHMPVSARSEGGKEAIRRVLRWLEGDTSGVEPSLDGTTPAAAFNLITLAMLTGTPMMPDLTGHVLMVEEVSEHLYSVDRLFFHLAGTLPRIAGLRLGSVTDVPENYVEFGQSEEDIARYWCARAGIPYLGRALIGHTSANRVVPFGLASPPART, encoded by the coding sequence ATGACGAATATCGCCATCTGCGCCCCGGCAACCCCGATCGACCGCGAGCACCAGGCCGCGCTGGAGGCGCTGGTCGCAGCCGAATTCCCGGGCCACCGCGTAACTTTTCACGAGCAATGCTTCGAGCGCGCGGGGCACTTCGCAGGCGACGATCTGCTGCGGCTGACCGCGCTGCTCGAATGTGCCAACGATCCGGCCTTCGATGTCGTGTGGTTCGCCAAGGGCGGCTATGGCTCCAACCGCATCGCCGAGGCCGCGACCCGCCAGATGAACCGCGCGGCGCGGACCAAGACCTATATCGGCTTCTCGGACGCCGGTTACCTGCTCGCCGCGCTCTATCGCGACCGGATCGGGCAATGCGTCCACGGCCACATGCCCGTCAGCGCGCGTTCGGAAGGCGGGAAGGAAGCGATCAGGCGCGTGCTGCGCTGGCTCGAAGGCGACACCAGCGGGGTCGAGCCCAGCCTCGACGGGACGACGCCGGCGGCCGCCTTCAACCTCATCACCCTCGCGATGCTGACCGGCACCCCGATGATGCCCGACCTCACCGGCCATGTGCTGATGGTCGAGGAGGTGAGCGAACATCTCTATTCGGTCGACCGCCTGTTCTTCCACCTCGCCGGAACGCTCCCGCGGATCGCTGGCCTCAGGCTCGGCTCGGTCACCGATGTGCCGGAAAACTACGTCGAATTCGGCCAGAGCGAGGAAGACATCGCCCGCTATTGGTGCGCGCGCGCCGGCATTCCCTATCTCGGGCGGGCGCTGATCGGCCACACCTCTGCCAACAGGGTTGTGCCCTTCGGCCTTGCCAGTCCGCCCGCGCGGACGTAA
- a CDS encoding Mur ligase family protein — MDNGVETGSLAGRPLFFCGIGGSGMLPLAQIARGLGHPVAGSDRSRDQGRTPDKFVWLEANGFALHPQDGSGVTSPDQVLIASAAIEDTVPEVARAKELGCARLSRAELLSRLFNAADFSVAIGGTSGKSTVTGMIAWILTEAGHDPTVMNGAVMKNFAGPQNPFASARVGGGKVFVSEVDESDGSIALYRPTVGVLLNVSLDHKSIEELRVLFGDYVATAGTAVINMDSPEAAYLVQRTEGAVTFGIRAPEADITVDPDSVEQVERGIRAAVIDNRAREAYPLILPMPGLHNLSNALAAIAAASAAGIGVGHAAYALRSFAGLARRFDVIGTSASGITVIDDFGHNPEKCAATLRTLKATPGRVIAFFQPHGYGPLRQMGTELAQTFARELGPDDLTILCDPVYFGGTVDRSEGSGRIVDLINAAGGKAEHVASREACGERIAALARPGDRIAVMGARDDTLTEFARSILARLP, encoded by the coding sequence ATGGATAACGGGGTCGAAACCGGGTCGCTGGCAGGGCGGCCGCTGTTCTTCTGCGGCATCGGCGGGTCCGGGATGCTGCCGCTCGCGCAGATCGCGCGCGGGCTCGGCCATCCGGTCGCCGGGTCCGACCGCAGCCGCGATCAGGGCCGCACGCCCGACAAGTTCGTCTGGCTCGAGGCCAACGGCTTTGCACTCCACCCGCAGGACGGCAGCGGAGTGACCTCGCCCGATCAGGTGCTCATCGCCTCGGCGGCGATCGAGGACACCGTGCCCGAGGTCGCCCGCGCCAAGGAGCTGGGATGCGCGCGCCTGAGCCGCGCGGAACTGCTCTCGCGCCTGTTCAACGCTGCCGATTTCTCCGTTGCGATCGGCGGCACCTCGGGCAAATCGACTGTCACCGGCATGATCGCCTGGATCCTGACCGAGGCAGGCCACGATCCCACCGTGATGAACGGCGCGGTGATGAAGAACTTCGCCGGCCCGCAGAACCCCTTCGCCAGCGCGCGGGTCGGCGGCGGCAAGGTCTTCGTCAGCGAGGTCGACGAGAGCGACGGCTCGATCGCGCTCTACCGCCCGACCGTGGGTGTGCTGCTCAATGTCAGCCTAGACCACAAGAGCATCGAGGAATTGCGCGTCCTGTTCGGCGATTACGTCGCCACAGCGGGAACGGCGGTGATCAACATGGACAGTCCGGAAGCGGCCTATCTCGTCCAGCGCACCGAGGGCGCCGTCACCTTCGGGATCAGGGCGCCGGAGGCCGACATCACGGTCGATCCGGACAGTGTCGAGCAGGTCGAGCGCGGGATTCGGGCGGCGGTCATCGATAATCGCGCGCGCGAGGCCTACCCGCTGATCCTGCCCATGCCGGGCCTGCACAATCTCTCGAACGCCCTGGCAGCGATCGCGGCGGCGAGTGCGGCGGGGATCGGGGTCGGGCATGCCGCCTATGCGCTGCGCAGTTTCGCCGGGCTGGCGCGGCGCTTCGACGTGATCGGCACCTCTGCAAGCGGGATCACGGTTATCGACGACTTCGGCCACAATCCGGAGAAGTGCGCCGCCACCTTGCGCACCCTCAAGGCGACGCCGGGGCGGGTGATCGCCTTCTTCCAGCCCCACGGCTACGGGCCGCTGCGCCAGATGGGCACGGAGCTGGCGCAGACATTCGCGCGGGAGCTGGGGCCGGATGACCTGACGATCCTGTGCGATCCGGTCTATTTCGGCGGCACGGTCGACCGCAGCGAGGGTAGCGGGCGGATCGTCGATCTCATCAACGCCGCGGGCGGCAAGGCCGAACATGTCGCCAGCCGCGAGGCCTGCGGCGAGCGGATCGCCGCCCTCGCCCGACCCGGCGACCGGATAGCGGTGATGGGCGCCCGCGACGACACGCTCACGGAGTTCGCACGATCGATCCTCGCCCGCCTGCCCTGA
- a CDS encoding class I adenylate-forming enzyme family protein → MHPRDFSLDTLLANCAARHAHRLATVDGSQRLTWAELDVRVTNLARWMLARGIAPGDRIALLLTDGAPFLTVLLACGRIGAIAVLLNWRLAPAEIAWICGNAEPAMTFANPRFAALLSEAEAGEVHMVDEAHAADGLFETAATTAHGPVPHAYDLGLGLAPDRPLYMMYTSGTTGRPKGCLQAGSAVAASALGFAQHRRFTHEEVLLSVNPLFHVVGMQQVAAMLACGGTSVFAGRDDDSAAILDLLHREGCTTTSAFPTISFLWQAMNPVRDGRMPLTNYTGGAGMGRPQMYEFIEKEWDARVVGGYGQTEICGFATFIDYPDMLEAPRSIGWTLPHVTMTVLDPEGNHLPPGEEGELCLRGPSVMLGYWRNPEATEAALGHGWLRTGDLGTMDERGRGYLLGRAKELIKTGGENVYPAEVDAVFAAMPEVADAGCCGVPDKQWGEAVKAFVVLKPGAQLTREEITQRFKGQIAGYKRPRYIEFVDQLPRDPIGKLLRRELSARPVTPDQAA, encoded by the coding sequence ATGCATCCCCGCGACTTCTCGCTCGACACGCTGCTGGCGAACTGCGCCGCGCGCCACGCCCACCGGCTTGCCACCGTCGACGGCAGCCAGCGGCTGACGTGGGCGGAGCTCGACGTGCGCGTGACAAATCTCGCGCGATGGATGCTCGCGCGCGGGATCGCCCCCGGCGACCGGATCGCCCTGCTGCTGACAGACGGCGCGCCGTTCCTCACCGTTCTGCTGGCCTGCGGCAGGATCGGAGCCATCGCAGTCCTGCTCAACTGGCGCCTCGCCCCGGCCGAAATCGCCTGGATCTGCGGCAATGCCGAGCCGGCGATGACCTTCGCCAACCCCCGTTTCGCCGCGCTCTTGTCGGAGGCGGAGGCGGGCGAAGTGCACATGGTGGACGAAGCCCACGCCGCCGACGGCCTGTTCGAGACTGCCGCCACCACCGCACACGGACCGGTTCCCCATGCCTACGACCTAGGCCTCGGCCTTGCCCCCGACCGGCCGCTCTACATGATGTACACCAGCGGCACGACCGGACGGCCCAAGGGCTGCCTGCAAGCGGGCAGCGCGGTCGCGGCAAGCGCACTCGGCTTCGCGCAGCACCGGCGGTTCACCCACGAGGAGGTGCTGCTTTCGGTCAATCCGCTGTTCCATGTCGTCGGGATGCAGCAGGTCGCCGCCATGCTCGCCTGCGGGGGCACATCGGTCTTCGCCGGACGCGACGACGACAGTGCCGCGATCCTCGACCTGCTCCACCGCGAGGGCTGCACCACCACCAGCGCCTTCCCCACCATCTCCTTCCTGTGGCAGGCGATGAACCCCGTGCGCGACGGGCGAATGCCGCTCACCAACTATACCGGCGGGGCAGGCATGGGCCGGCCGCAGATGTACGAATTCATCGAGAAGGAGTGGGACGCGCGCGTCGTCGGCGGCTACGGCCAGACCGAGATCTGCGGCTTTGCGACCTTCATCGACTATCCCGACATGCTCGAGGCCCCGCGCTCGATCGGCTGGACGCTGCCGCATGTGACCATGACGGTGCTGGATCCCGAGGGGAACCACCTGCCCCCCGGCGAGGAAGGCGAGCTTTGCCTGCGCGGCCCATCGGTGATGCTCGGCTACTGGCGCAATCCCGAGGCGACCGAGGCGGCACTGGGCCACGGCTGGCTGCGCACCGGCGATCTCGGCACGATGGACGAACGCGGGCGCGGCTACCTGCTCGGCCGCGCCAAGGAACTGATCAAGACCGGCGGCGAAAACGTCTACCCCGCCGAGGTCGATGCAGTCTTTGCCGCCATGCCCGAAGTCGCTGACGCGGGCTGCTGCGGGGTGCCTGACAAGCAGTGGGGCGAGGCGGTCAAGGCCTTTGTCGTGTTGAAGCCGGGCGCGCAGCTCACCCGCGAGGAGATAACGCAGCGCTTCAAGGGCCAGATCGCCGGCTACAAGCGCCCGCGCTATATCGAATTCGTCGATCAGCTGCCCCGCGACCCCATCGGCAAGCTGCTGCGGCGCGAGCTTTCGGCGCGGCCCGTGACTCCCGATCAGGCGGCATAG
- a CDS encoding transglutaminase-like domain-containing protein codes for MRLQINVELDYGLSRACDLLLQIEAAAIPEQRIEAAHLGLSPCEHFARVPAQDHIGERIWLRATDRIEVHYRATVGIERILRDVATLPALPPHRLPGETVQYLLPSRYCASHQFTDFVNERFGHLAGGAKLAAMRDWVTGHMTYTPGSSDSETSAVDTFHSGRGVCRDYAHLLITLARAGEIPARYASVYAPGVKPPDFHAVAEVFLGGEWHLVDATGMAREAEMAKIGIGRDSGDVAFLTGFGPLFLRSQSVSVGVLAG; via the coding sequence TTGCGCCTCCAGATCAACGTCGAGCTCGATTACGGCCTTTCGCGCGCCTGCGACCTCCTGTTGCAGATCGAGGCAGCAGCGATCCCCGAACAGCGCATCGAGGCGGCGCACCTCGGATTGTCGCCCTGCGAGCACTTCGCCCGCGTGCCGGCGCAGGACCACATCGGCGAGCGCATCTGGCTGAGGGCAACCGACCGGATCGAAGTCCATTACCGCGCCACCGTCGGCATCGAGCGGATCCTGCGCGACGTCGCCACGCTCCCGGCGCTCCCGCCGCATCGGTTGCCGGGCGAAACGGTGCAGTATCTCCTGCCCTCGCGCTACTGTGCCTCGCACCAGTTCACCGACTTCGTGAACGAGCGCTTCGGGCATCTCGCAGGCGGGGCGAAGCTCGCTGCGATGCGTGACTGGGTGACCGGACACATGACCTACACGCCGGGCTCAAGCGATTCGGAGACCAGCGCCGTCGACACTTTCCATTCCGGTAGGGGCGTGTGCCGCGACTATGCGCATCTCCTCATCACGCTGGCGCGCGCAGGCGAGATACCGGCGCGCTATGCAAGCGTCTATGCGCCGGGGGTGAAGCCGCCCGATTTCCATGCCGTGGCCGAAGTGTTTCTCGGCGGGGAATGGCACCTCGTCGATGCGACCGGCATGGCGAGGGAGGCGGAGATGGCCAAGATCGGCATTGGCCGCGACAGCGGCGATGTGGCTTTCCTGACCGGCTTCGGCCCACTGTTCCTGCGAAGCCAGAGCGTCTCGGTCGGGGTCCTCGCTGGCTGA
- a CDS encoding DUF1963 domain-containing protein, which translates to MSFWSLVGLVAVAFMLALRLLAVIVRTMAASGGRRRPATAAPHVRQTDFRDRASPEPPESEWLRPEPLVKVIRAAAARAEFAEDVAHGAAARDDARSKHEERSEDYRNRWNTRPEPVRVEERATVVLRKQIPPRDEPPRSWIGGLPMMPEDIAWPRWVNDDKGGDEEEPCHFICQIALADCHPDLWGGLGPREGWLLLFANSNDCEGHYKFIYTRELGPERTPPADIGPIHDGTYTGQTTWVARESVYPRFPVDLVSMPNRTYERDGVIHASPENLDRLLYEGQTVGDNGPYRGLKQPFTWGCVALAARAAIAAMDDTRAQANSERYRASMREKLVAPGGFEGIIPDKQADVDRVMAANGMDAILAADPATLDETGRKRLAYLETQREALAATKTLLERYPDPEALLAFLEKEGEETWRAETRSMLVVLAEYAEETGRDHPLGEAEWQTVCEQLAGHDKTIWTMGWAHSSPRGLPVTVVQRKLSIIERLDHHMTSACADEAKRCYLDERLRGLIPADALPGLEAHLRSLDSNRPCRMGGYSDGVQHDVAPHPQGKLLLLQMACDYNLEMIWGDCGAIYAFISPSDLAAGNFDRADVHLECH; encoded by the coding sequence ATGAGTTTCTGGAGCCTTGTCGGTCTCGTTGCGGTCGCGTTCATGCTGGCCCTGCGCCTTCTCGCGGTCATCGTCCGTACCATGGCTGCATCGGGCGGCCGACGCCGGCCCGCGACCGCGGCGCCGCATGTTCGGCAGACCGATTTCCGCGACCGCGCTTCGCCCGAGCCGCCCGAGAGCGAATGGCTGCGGCCCGAGCCCCTCGTCAAAGTCATCCGCGCCGCCGCCGCCCGAGCCGAGTTTGCCGAGGATGTCGCGCACGGCGCTGCCGCCCGTGACGATGCCAGGAGCAAGCACGAGGAACGATCGGAAGACTATCGCAACCGCTGGAACACGCGGCCCGAGCCTGTTCGGGTGGAGGAGCGCGCGACCGTGGTGCTGCGCAAGCAGATCCCCCCGCGCGACGAACCGCCGCGCTCGTGGATCGGCGGCTTGCCGATGATGCCCGAGGACATCGCCTGGCCGCGCTGGGTCAACGACGACAAGGGCGGTGACGAGGAGGAGCCCTGTCATTTCATCTGCCAAATCGCGCTCGCCGATTGCCACCCCGACCTGTGGGGCGGCCTCGGCCCGCGCGAGGGCTGGCTGCTGCTGTTCGCCAACAGCAACGACTGCGAGGGCCATTACAAGTTCATCTACACCCGCGAACTCGGCCCCGAACGCACGCCGCCGGCCGATATCGGCCCGATCCATGACGGCACCTACACCGGACAGACCACGTGGGTTGCGCGCGAGAGCGTCTATCCGCGTTTCCCGGTCGACCTCGTGAGCATGCCCAACCGCACCTACGAGCGCGACGGCGTGATCCACGCCTCGCCCGAAAACCTCGACCGGCTGCTCTACGAGGGCCAGACCGTTGGCGACAACGGGCCCTATCGCGGGCTCAAGCAGCCCTTCACCTGGGGCTGCGTCGCGCTGGCCGCACGCGCCGCCATCGCCGCGATGGACGATACGCGCGCGCAGGCGAATTCCGAGCGCTACCGGGCGAGCATGCGCGAAAAGCTGGTCGCCCCCGGCGGGTTCGAAGGGATCATCCCCGACAAGCAGGCCGATGTGGACCGCGTGATGGCCGCGAACGGCATGGACGCGATCCTCGCTGCCGACCCTGCCACGCTCGACGAGACCGGACGCAAGCGGCTCGCCTATCTCGAGACGCAGCGCGAGGCGCTGGCGGCGACCAAGACCCTGCTCGAACGCTATCCCGATCCCGAGGCGTTGCTGGCCTTCCTCGAGAAGGAGGGCGAGGAGACCTGGCGCGCCGAGACCCGCTCCATGCTCGTCGTGCTCGCCGAATATGCCGAGGAAACGGGCCGCGATCACCCGCTGGGCGAGGCGGAGTGGCAGACGGTCTGCGAACAACTCGCCGGCCACGACAAGACCATCTGGACGATGGGCTGGGCGCACAGCAGTCCGCGCGGGCTACCGGTGACTGTGGTGCAGCGCAAGCTCAGCATTATCGAACGTCTCGATCACCATATGACTTCCGCCTGCGCCGACGAGGCCAAGCGTTGCTATCTCGATGAGCGCCTGCGCGGGCTGATCCCGGCCGATGCCCTACCCGGACTGGAGGCTCATCTACGCAGCCTCGACAGCAATCGCCCGTGCCGCATGGGCGGCTACAGCGACGGCGTACAGCACGACGTCGCTCCACATCCGCAAGGCAAGCTGTTGCTGCTGCAGATGGCGTGTGACTACAACCTCGAGATGATCTGGGGCGATTGCGGCGCGATCTATGCCTTCATCTCCCCCTCGGATCTGGCGGCGGGCAATTTCGACAGGGCCGACGTCCACCTTGAATGCCATTGA
- a CDS encoding LemA family protein: protein MQQPATAPAGSFSEDTRLYERSVDSTNFLLDLWWLWLIIAVVTVAVVTIMGMRRKMAALEARCAAAFGDVDALLAERHALIPNLVAVTKEHIGHEIAVLDRLLEAQQNALETFGRNRMTAETEVGNAVNQLVNIAGSMPKLASSSQFPELRLELSRIEERVTAARRYYNTTVAEYDAARGGFVSGLLARFAPLPEHDRFDLGEQRAEIAAPQRVAFG, encoded by the coding sequence ATGCAGCAGCCTGCCACCGCACCCGCTGGAAGCTTTTCGGAGGACACCCGCCTCTACGAACGCTCGGTCGATTCGACCAATTTCCTGCTCGACCTGTGGTGGCTGTGGCTGATCATCGCGGTGGTGACGGTCGCGGTTGTCACGATCATGGGCATGCGCCGCAAGATGGCGGCGCTCGAGGCGCGCTGTGCTGCGGCATTCGGCGATGTCGACGCGCTGCTGGCCGAACGCCACGCCCTGATCCCCAACCTGGTGGCGGTGACAAAGGAACACATCGGCCACGAGATCGCCGTGCTCGACCGCCTGCTCGAGGCGCAGCAGAACGCGCTCGAGACCTTCGGCCGCAACCGCATGACCGCCGAGACCGAGGTCGGCAATGCCGTCAACCAGCTCGTCAACATCGCCGGATCGATGCCCAAGCTCGCCAGCTCAAGCCAGTTCCCCGAACTGCGGCTCGAACTGTCGCGGATCGAGGAGCGGGTGACTGCGGCGCGGCGCTACTACAATACCACGGTCGCCGAATATGACGCCGCGCGCGGCGGGTTCGTCTCGGGGCTGCTGGCGCGCTTTGCGCCCCTGCCCGAGCATGACCGCTTCGATCTGGGCGAACAGCGCGCCGAGATCGCCGCCCCGCAGCGCGTCGCCTTCGGCTGA